TCGGCATGGATCGACGACGCGCCCCCGCTCGAGATCGGGGCCATGGTCATCGCGCTCTACGTGGCTCTTCGCGTGGCCACGCAGTTCGGTAACCTGGTCACTGCCGCCCCGTTCGAGAGCCGACCCCTGCGGATGATCTTCGCCGTCGGCGCCCTCATTCTGCTCGGTCTGGCGTTCCTCGTCATCGCCACCCTCGTCGAGCGCCTGGCCCTCTCGATCGCCGGCTGAAGACCGAACGGGAACGGGTGCGCGCCGGCCGAACGCCTGGTGGCCCGGCCGCGGCGAGCGCCAGGTAACGACCGTCCAGCGAGAGGCGGCATGAGATGGATCGAGCGATGAACGGCGGCCTGCACGTGGGCCTGATCATGGACGGCAACGGCCGCTGGGCCTGTGCGCGTGGGCTTCCGCGCACGGAGGGACACCGACGCGGAGCCGACGCCGTGCGGCGCGCGGTGGAAGCGGCGCCCGATCTCGGCATAGCGACGCTGACGCTCTACGCCTTCTCCGCCGACAACTGGCGCCGACCGGCCGCCGAGGTGTCGACGCTGATGCGGTTGCTGCAGTCGTTTCTCGTGCGCGAGCGCACGCGCTGTCGCCGGCACGGCGTGCGGCTGGCGTTGATCGGCCGGCGAGACCGCCTGTCGCCCGCCCTGGTTCGCGCGATCGAGGAGACGGAGCGCGCGACACGCGACGGCGCCCGGCTCTACCTCCGGTTGGCGGTGGACTACTCGGCACGTTCCGCGATCCTCGCCGCGGCGGGCACGCTGGGGTCGGACGAGCGCTGCGACGAAGACGGCTTCCTGCGGCGGGTCAACCGCGCGTGCCACTCCGACCCGGCAACACCGCCGGTCGACCTGGTGATCCGCACGAGCGGCGAGCAGCGCCTGAGCGACTTCCTGCTGTTCGAGTCGGCGTACGCGGAGCTCCTGTTCATCGACAGGCTGTGGCCGGACTTCGACGGCGAGGACCTGCGCCGGGCGGTCGAGGCGTTTCGTCGCCGCGAGCGGCGCTACGGGGGCCTGCCCCGCGAAGAGACAACCCGAGCGGCGAGTTGATCTCGGAGCCCCCGGAAATCTCCTGCCACCTCCCCGCGCCACGTCGTGAAGCGCGTGACCGGCGCCGGCGGCATCGCGGTCGAGGTTTGCGCGGTCGGTGCACGCACGATCAGAAAGTGGCGATCGGGTTGATAGGCGGATCCGGTACCCCGCGTGGGCAGCGGCGCCGCCGTCAGCAGGAACTCGTAGCGGTTCAGCGACGCGGCCACTTCTCCCACGGCCTCGAGATCGAGGTTGATTGCAGTACGATGGCGGAACTCCATTCGGCGCGTCCCGCGGAATCGGGGCCACACGCTGCTCCTGCAGGCTCCGGCCGTCCAGATGGAGTTGGCGCGACGATGACGGTAGTTCACCCCGCAGTCGCCTACGCACCTGGCGTTGTACCCGAACCGCTGGCTGAGCCAGTCAGGCCGATCCAGTTCCTCCGTTTGCTGCGCGACAACCAACTGTCCGTGTACACCCGCGACTCCTTCACCACCGACTTCGGCGAAGCACGGCTTCTCTTTCACAACTTTGTTCTCCTCAATGAACCCGATTTCATCGAGCACATCCTCGTCACCAACCACCAGAACTACGTCAAAGGGCACCTCGCACGCCAGGTTCTCGAATGGGCTCTGGGCAACAGCCTGCTGATCAGCGAGGGCGACTTCTGGCGCCGCCAGCGCCGGATCATCGCCCCCGCCTTCCATCACCAGCACCTCGCCCGGGCAGCCCACGTGATGGTGCGTCGCGCCCGGCAGCGCGTCGAACGCTGGCGCACGCCGTCTGAGCGGGGAGAACGCCTCGACATCGCCCACGAAATGATGTCGCTCACGATGGAGATCGTCGCCGAGGCGCTGTTCTCCAGCGACATTGCCAACTCGATAGATGAGCTGGGCCGGGCGATGACGACACTCCATGCGTCCCTGGGCACGCCGAATCCGCTCGACATTCTCGGCTTCCCGGCGTGGTTCCCACGCTGGCGCTCGCATCGCACCCGCTCGGCGCTGGCTCGGCTCGACCGGATGATCTACGGCATCATCGCCGCACGACGCGCCACCCGGAAGGGTCCCGACGATCTGTTGGGCTTGCTCCTTGTCGCGCGCGACGAGGAGACCGGCGAGGGGATGACGGACCGGCAGCTCCGCGACGAGGTGCTCACGTTCTTCGCCGCCGGACATGAGACGACGGCGCTGGCCCTGACGTGGACGCTGTACCTGCTGTCGCGACATCCCGGCATCGAACGCGCCCTGCACGACGAGGTGGACCGTGCGCCGGGCGAAGGAGAGACGACGTTCGCTGACCTCGAAGCGCTGTCCTATACCCGCATGGTCATCGAGGAGGCGATGCGGTTGTTTCCGCCGGGCCACTCTTTGAGTCGCGCGGCGATCGCGGACGACGAGGTCGGGGGGCACGCCATTCGCGCCGGCAGCGTGGTGACCATCAGCCCCTACCTCACGCACCGCAATCCGCGGCTGTGGGAGAATCCGCTGCGCTTCGATCCCGAGCGGTTCACGCCCGATCGGGTCAAGGCACGTCACCGTTTCGCGTACTTTCCCTTCGGTGGCGGTCCGCGTATCTGCATCGGCAGGGGCTTTGCCATGACAGAGGCGTGCGTGGTGCTCGCCACCATGGCCCGTGCCTATCGCCTGCGCATGGCGCCCGGACACCGGGTCGAAGCGCACGGCGGGATTACCCTTCGCCCGCGCTACGGTCTGCGCATGACGCTCGAGCCGCGCTGACCCGGACTGGCGGTTGCAGTCCGACCTGCGCTGTTTCGCGACGCCCAGCGCGAAGACGAGGTAGTCACGGCGTGTAGAGACCGCAGCCTCCGCGTAGGCTCGTCGGAAGCACGAGATCCTGGCGTCGGGTATCCGCTCCGGTCTGCGCCGTTCCGCTCCGGAGTTCACAGCGCGAACCGCGCCCTGAACTCCGCGTAGCCTTCCTCGAACGTGCACGGATAGCCCTGGAGTGCGTCGGCCATCGTCTCCAGTGACCCGCGGCGGAAGTACAGGTGCGCTCTTCGCAGCAACCCGTCGTCCTTCCGCCCGCGATACCGTTCCAACACGCGTCCGGCGAAGTCGTGCCCGTATCCCATCAGTCCATCGAAGTCGAGGGCGGGGTCCCCGATGGAGCGGTCGCTGAAGTCGATGATGTTGACCTGCTGGCTCTCCGCGCCCCAGAGAATGTGGGCGCCGTCCAGGTCTCCATGGACGAGGCACGTCGGAGGCATCGACTGCGGTTCGGCCGCCAGTTCGGCGAGGAACTCTACGACGACGCGGGTTTCGCGCGGCGCAAGGCGCGGGAGCACGAGCGTTTCGACGTCACGAACGAGATCTTCGTGGTCCTTCTGCGGGTCCTGCTCGGACACGCCGCACTCGCGGGCGACCGACTTCGGGGTCTCGTGGACCGCGGTGAGGAACGTGGCGAGCTGTTCCGCTATCCGTTCCCGCTCCGTGTCGGAGAGGCGGCCGAACGTGGCGACGTCGAGCTCGCGGCCGGCGAGAAGCGGGTAGCCGGCGAACGAGCCATCGGTGGACTCGTAGACGTAGTCGGGAATGCCGACGTCGATCCTCGGCCGGAGGCGGCGGAGCAGCCTGGCTTCGTTCGCCAGCGCATCCCGGTACGGTTGGGCCTTGGGAGCCCGGAAGACGAGCGCCTCGTCGAGGATCAGGACCGCATGGTCCCATCCGTGCGTCAGGTACCGGTGCGACGTCCACGTGAGGCCGGGGAACTCCTCCCGTATCCGCCGCAGGAACCGTCCTTCTTCCATACCCGTCTCTCACCTGCAGCCAGCGCCGGACGGCCGCAAACCACATGCTATTCAGGCAGAGCGAACACGAAGAGGTTGTTCCCCAGGCTCGGGCGCAGCTCCGGCGTCAGCAGCAACAGGCCCATCGCCGTGCCGGCCACGCCGGTGCTCACCGCCACGTACTGCCGGCCGTCGACGGCATACGTGATGGGAAACCCGGTGACCGGCGATCCGAGGTTGATCTCCCAGAGCACCTCGCCCGTTTCGTGGTCGTGCGCGCGGAAGCGGCCGTTCGCGTCGCCCCCGAAGACCAGGCCGCCGCCGGTGGCGACGAGCGACATCGTCATCGCGCGCTGGTCGTGCTGCCAGACGGTCTCGCCGGTCTCGGCCGAGATCGCGCGAATCGTGCCGAGCTGGTCGATGCCGGGCGCGAGCTGGTTGCGCACGGCCAGCGAGTACAGCCGCTCACCCACCCCGTCATCCTCGCGTGCCGGCGTCG
The DNA window shown above is from Acidobacteriota bacterium and carries:
- the uppS gene encoding di-trans,poly-cis-decaprenylcistransferase, which produces MNGGLHVGLIMDGNGRWACARGLPRTEGHRRGADAVRRAVEAAPDLGIATLTLYAFSADNWRRPAAEVSTLMRLLQSFLVRERTRCRRHGVRLALIGRRDRLSPALVRAIEETERATRDGARLYLRLAVDYSARSAILAAAGTLGSDERCDEDGFLRRVNRACHSDPATPPVDLVIRTSGEQRLSDFLLFESAYAELLFIDRLWPDFDGEDLRRAVEAFRRRERRYGGLPREETTRAAS
- a CDS encoding cytochrome P450; this translates as MAELHSARPAESGPHAAPAGSGRPDGVGATMTVVHPAVAYAPGVVPEPLAEPVRPIQFLRLLRDNQLSVYTRDSFTTDFGEARLLFHNFVLLNEPDFIEHILVTNHQNYVKGHLARQVLEWALGNSLLISEGDFWRRQRRIIAPAFHHQHLARAAHVMVRRARQRVERWRTPSERGERLDIAHEMMSLTMEIVAEALFSSDIANSIDELGRAMTTLHASLGTPNPLDILGFPAWFPRWRSHRTRSALARLDRMIYGIIAARRATRKGPDDLLGLLLVARDEETGEGMTDRQLRDEVLTFFAAGHETTALALTWTLYLLSRHPGIERALHDEVDRAPGEGETTFADLEALSYTRMVIEEAMRLFPPGHSLSRAAIADDEVGGHAIRAGSVVTISPYLTHRNPRLWENPLRFDPERFTPDRVKARHRFAYFPFGGGPRICIGRGFAMTEACVVLATMARAYRLRMAPGHRVEAHGGITLRPRYGLRMTLEPR
- a CDS encoding aminoglycoside phosphotransferase family protein, which produces MEEGRFLRRIREEFPGLTWTSHRYLTHGWDHAVLILDEALVFRAPKAQPYRDALANEARLLRRLRPRIDVGIPDYVYESTDGSFAGYPLLAGRELDVATFGRLSDTERERIAEQLATFLTAVHETPKSVARECGVSEQDPQKDHEDLVRDVETLVLPRLAPRETRVVVEFLAELAAEPQSMPPTCLVHGDLDGAHILWGAESQQVNIIDFSDRSIGDPALDFDGLMGYGHDFAGRVLERYRGRKDDGLLRRAHLYFRRGSLETMADALQGYPCTFEEGYAEFRARFAL